In a genomic window of Anoxybacter fermentans:
- a CDS encoding DUF4097 family beta strand repeat-containing protein has translation MRKKYLTVVVLLALVGLVAGCIGLGRYEGKQTLMKKISAREEFVLQTFNGYVTIASSEDDNIHLEITKMARGDDQAKLKEFLEKEIYVDLIENDSKVEVKVKRPSFFPLSIMTAGVNFKVKIPNSTVSNINNKTSNDFVEVKDFSRRINVVSSNGHIELENVNGIMDVVTSNGRVTGNDIAGIIAVESKNGFINIEASDQGLLEVTLSTSNSSIIFRSPIDINGTYNLKTSNGRIIMEVPSDSKMDVTAETSNGSISCELQHTKRLLTDDIIKLIVNGGGAIVNLETSNSDIEIRGW, from the coding sequence ATGAGAAAAAAATATTTGACAGTAGTGGTTTTACTGGCTTTAGTTGGTCTAGTAGCTGGTTGTATAGGTTTAGGTAGGTATGAAGGTAAACAAACTTTAATGAAAAAGATATCAGCTCGAGAGGAATTTGTTCTTCAGACTTTTAACGGTTATGTGACCATTGCATCTTCTGAAGATGATAATATTCATCTAGAGATAACTAAAATGGCTAGAGGAGATGATCAAGCAAAATTAAAAGAGTTTCTCGAAAAAGAGATTTATGTTGATTTGATAGAAAATGATTCTAAAGTAGAGGTGAAAGTGAAACGACCATCGTTTTTCCCTTTGAGTATTATGACAGCTGGTGTTAATTTTAAGGTTAAAATTCCTAATTCGACAGTTTCCAATATAAATAATAAAACCAGCAATGACTTTGTTGAAGTTAAGGACTTTAGTAGACGAATTAATGTGGTCAGTAGTAATGGACATATTGAATTAGAAAATGTAAATGGAATTATGGATGTAGTTACAAGTAATGGTAGGGTTACCGGAAATGATATTGCGGGGATAATTGCTGTTGAAAGTAAAAATGGTTTTATTAATATAGAAGCTAGTGATCAGGGATTGTTAGAAGTCACTCTCAGTACTTCTAATTCCAGTATTATATTTAGAAGTCCCATTGATATAAATGGTACATATAATCTGAAAACCAGTAATGGTAGAATTATAATGGAAGTCCCCTCAGATAGCAAAATGGATGTAACTGCCGAAACCAGTAATGGCAGTATCAGTTGTGAACTGCAGCACACTAAAAGACTTCTGACAGACGATATCATTAAACTTATTGTTAATGGTGGTGGGGCTATAGTTAATTTAGAGACTTCTAATTCTGATATTGAGATTAGAGGATGGTAA
- a CDS encoding GAF domain-containing protein, which translates to MYRAKKIKTDDKQLFYKTVNKLLIGQVCYESDWLAQLANASALLGHQMDEINWVGFYLLKNDELVLGPFQGKPACTHIPIGKGVCGTAAEKRKTILVPDVHEFPGHIACDAASQSEIVVPILKDGELKGVLDIDSPIKNRFDEEDKKGLEEFVQILAENVHWENIC; encoded by the coding sequence ATGTATAGAGCAAAAAAAATAAAAACTGATGATAAGCAACTTTTTTATAAAACGGTGAATAAACTTCTTATAGGCCAGGTTTGTTATGAATCTGATTGGTTAGCTCAATTGGCTAATGCGTCAGCTCTTCTGGGCCATCAGATGGATGAGATTAACTGGGTTGGTTTCTATCTGTTGAAAAATGACGAGCTGGTTTTAGGGCCATTTCAAGGTAAGCCAGCCTGTACCCATATTCCTATAGGAAAAGGAGTCTGTGGTACAGCAGCAGAAAAGCGGAAAACGATATTAGTACCTGATGTACATGAGTTTCCTGGACATATTGCCTGTGATGCTGCATCTCAGTCGGAGATTGTTGTGCCCATACTTAAAGATGGAGAATTAAAAGGTGTATTGGATATTGATAGTCCGATAAAAAATCGCTTTGATGAAGAAGATAAAAAAGGTTTAGAAGAATTTGTCCAAATTCTTGCAGAGAATGTTCATTGGGAGAATATTTGTTGA
- a CDS encoding peptide ABC transporter substrate-binding protein gives MSQKRFVIFLAILLTLCVVSSVALSKEKVLQFAMTQEPDGFGPMFSMVAGTTVEGLLDIGLLYRDNNWDLHPAVALYRPSVEDGTWIVNDDGTMEVHWKIRDDVYWHDGVKHTIHDYVFGFEVGLDEEIPIVSRYVTKKIDHIEVINDYECIVYWKELYPFADLTINGQGALPRHILEEVYRTDKEKFINHPYWTNQFIGRGPYKLKDWVPGSHIEVVKNENFFIAEPKIDRIIARFVEDTETLAVMIKTGEVDATLPPTVPFDVAMNLKKSVDPNEINIEFVPGVVWEHIDLNKRDYPPFRDPRVRKALLYAIDRQKLVDALFDGVLPVAHTFMAPRHPLYTDAVDKVIKKYEYNPEKALALMAMAGWTIGEDGILENEKGEKMILNIRTTSGNRPRELTLQVLQDMWKKIGVKLEIEVMPPAVLFNGDHFYRREWPHMIMFAWVSYPTSMPLMWHSDQIPTEENGWSGQNIAGWANEEADKIIEKMLVEMSEKKRQELNVELMKLWTEDLPSLPLFFRVDIATWKTNVKGIKPTGSADPYTWNCWEWDIE, from the coding sequence ATGTCTCAAAAAAGGTTTGTCATTTTTTTGGCTATTTTGTTAACTCTATGTGTTGTTAGTAGTGTAGCGTTAAGTAAGGAAAAAGTTTTACAATTTGCGATGACCCAGGAGCCTGATGGTTTTGGTCCTATGTTTAGTATGGTAGCTGGAACTACTGTGGAAGGACTTCTGGATATAGGATTACTTTATCGGGATAACAATTGGGATCTTCATCCTGCTGTTGCTTTATACAGACCCAGCGTTGAAGATGGTACCTGGATCGTAAATGATGATGGTACCATGGAAGTTCATTGGAAAATAAGGGATGATGTTTATTGGCATGATGGGGTTAAGCATACCATTCATGACTATGTGTTTGGTTTTGAAGTTGGATTAGATGAAGAAATCCCTATTGTCAGCCGCTATGTTACTAAGAAAATTGATCATATTGAAGTAATCAACGATTATGAGTGTATTGTTTACTGGAAAGAATTATATCCTTTTGCTGATCTGACTATTAATGGTCAGGGCGCTCTGCCAAGACATATTCTTGAAGAAGTTTATAGAACTGACAAAGAAAAGTTCATCAACCATCCATACTGGACAAATCAATTTATTGGCCGTGGTCCATATAAGCTGAAAGATTGGGTACCCGGTAGCCATATCGAAGTAGTCAAGAACGAAAACTTCTTTATTGCTGAACCGAAAATCGATAGAATTATTGCCCGTTTTGTAGAAGATACCGAAACTCTGGCTGTTATGATTAAGACCGGTGAAGTTGATGCTACTCTGCCACCAACTGTACCATTCGATGTTGCTATGAACTTAAAGAAATCTGTTGATCCAAATGAGATTAACATTGAATTTGTTCCTGGAGTTGTTTGGGAGCATATTGATTTAAATAAGCGCGATTATCCACCATTTAGAGATCCTAGAGTCCGGAAAGCATTGTTGTATGCTATAGATCGTCAGAAATTGGTAGATGCTCTCTTTGATGGAGTACTGCCAGTAGCACATACCTTTATGGCTCCACGTCATCCACTCTATACCGATGCAGTTGATAAAGTTATTAAGAAATATGAATACAATCCAGAAAAAGCATTAGCTTTAATGGCTATGGCTGGTTGGACTATAGGTGAGGATGGAATTTTAGAAAATGAAAAGGGCGAAAAGATGATTCTTAACATCCGTACCACTTCCGGTAATCGTCCTCGTGAATTAACTTTGCAAGTACTGCAAGATATGTGGAAAAAGATCGGTGTTAAACTTGAGATTGAAGTTATGCCACCTGCTGTTTTATTCAATGGTGATCACTTCTATAGACGTGAATGGCCTCACATGATCATGTTTGCCTGGGTATCCTACCCAACCAGTATGCCATTAATGTGGCATAGTGATCAAATTCCAACTGAAGAAAATGGTTGGTCTGGCCAAAACATAGCTGGATGGGCTAACGAGGAAGCTGATAAAATTATTGAAAAGATGTTAGTAGAGATGTCGGAGAAGAAGAGACAGGAGCTTAATGTTGAATTGATGAAGCTCTGGACTGAAGACTTACCATCTTTACCACTCTTCTTCCGCGTCGATATTGCTACCTGGAAGACCAATGTAAAAGGAATTAAACCAACTGGTTCTGCAGATCCATATACATGGAACTGTTGGGAGTGGGATATCGAATAA
- a CDS encoding PEGA domain-containing protein: MDRTNSHLAVFIFIIIIVGSFAYALYAYNNAKGEIMITSPLENIVVYMDGQMMGKTPIKITSIPLGFRAFRFEKEGFESEELLIDFKPNSKFRREVYLSDLTLATSNIHTSSNRYVIPAQMQGEMVYSVDLEGRVDAIQLDRVKVWSYLLNELVLRPVIQTQEFLIVGTFQGSVYAFNRYSGKILWQRKLGIDVTPLVIKDKNLWLLANRSTIYRYTLEGELLKKEEFEEEILAESFVFLDNSPAFFTVDGTFWHQRGDQWYSLKLSINGGAKQGIITDDFLYLLSSRGVFYAFSHTGKEIYSIRNGFQKPINILLKDYLYISSGKKIYILEPESGSILNSKEVSERIVLLDYCRNKLWVGGEQGFLYLFDETGKFITARDMGSLVVGVTSIPGSSSMIITTENSLVYLERIND; encoded by the coding sequence ATGGATAGAACAAATTCACATTTGGCTGTTTTTATATTTATAATTATTATAGTGGGGTCATTTGCTTATGCCTTATATGCTTACAATAATGCTAAAGGGGAGATAATGATTACCAGTCCCCTCGAAAATATAGTAGTTTATATGGATGGCCAAATGATGGGTAAGACTCCTATTAAAATTACATCCATTCCTTTAGGTTTCCGGGCTTTTAGATTTGAAAAGGAAGGCTTTGAATCAGAGGAACTTCTTATTGATTTTAAGCCTAATAGCAAATTTAGAAGAGAAGTCTATCTTTCAGACTTGACTCTGGCTACCTCTAACATACATACCAGTTCTAATCGGTATGTTATTCCAGCTCAAATGCAGGGGGAGATGGTATATTCAGTAGATTTAGAGGGACGGGTTGATGCTATTCAGCTTGACAGAGTGAAAGTATGGTCATATCTACTTAATGAGCTTGTACTGAGGCCAGTAATACAAACTCAGGAGTTTTTGATTGTGGGTACTTTTCAAGGTTCAGTTTATGCTTTTAATAGATATAGTGGAAAAATACTCTGGCAACGAAAACTCGGGATAGATGTCACCCCTTTAGTGATAAAGGACAAAAACCTCTGGCTGTTAGCTAATAGGTCGACAATATACAGATATACTTTGGAGGGAGAGCTTCTTAAAAAAGAGGAGTTTGAAGAGGAGATTTTAGCGGAGAGTTTTGTTTTTTTAGACAATTCTCCTGCTTTTTTTACAGTTGATGGAACCTTCTGGCATCAGAGAGGTGATCAATGGTATTCTCTGAAACTTTCAATCAACGGTGGTGCAAAGCAGGGAATTATTACTGATGATTTTCTTTATCTTCTCTCCTCGCGTGGAGTTTTTTATGCTTTTTCTCATACAGGGAAAGAAATCTATTCTATAAGAAATGGTTTTCAAAAACCTATTAATATTCTTTTGAAGGATTACCTTTATATCTCCTCAGGAAAAAAGATATATATTCTTGAGCCTGAAAGTGGTTCTATTCTTAATAGTAAGGAAGTTAGTGAAAGGATTGTTTTGCTTGATTATTGTAGAAATAAACTATGGGTAGGAGGAGAGCAAGGGTTTCTCTATCTATTTGATGAAACAGGAAAGTTTATAACGGCCAGGGATATGGGATCTCTCGTGGTAGGTGTAACCTCTATTCCAGGGAGTTCTTCAATGATAATTACTACTGAAAATAGCCTGGTCTATTTAGAACGGATAAATGATTAA
- a CDS encoding ABC transporter permease yields the protein MSTYIIRRILQFIPVLFLISLVSFILLINMPGDPIDMLMMSDPNITPEDIAALKKVYGLDQPFYLRYLRWIKRVLSGDLGFSRQYKLPVLEIIKRNLGNTVLLIGSSFIIALTFAIPIGIFSAVKQYSIWDYFWTVYAFFGFSMPSHWFGLLVIYLFAVKLGWLPPAGFRSVSVEPGLINLILDRIRYLILPAFTLGLISMAGWMRYMRSSMLEVIREDYIRTARSKGLSEKVVIYKHALRNALIPLITLIMLAIPGIFGGAIITEAVFAYPGMGRLFIHSINAHDTFITMAIVMFLAILTVIFNLIADICYALIDPRIRYS from the coding sequence ATGAGTACATATATCATTCGACGAATATTGCAGTTTATACCGGTTCTATTTTTGATTTCTTTAGTAAGTTTTATTCTGTTGATTAATATGCCTGGAGATCCAATCGATATGCTGATGATGAGTGATCCCAATATTACTCCAGAGGATATAGCAGCTTTGAAGAAGGTTTATGGTTTGGACCAGCCTTTTTATTTAAGATATTTACGTTGGATAAAAAGAGTCTTAAGTGGTGATCTAGGCTTTTCGCGCCAGTACAAACTACCTGTACTGGAGATTATAAAAAGGAACTTAGGTAATACTGTTTTACTAATTGGTAGTTCTTTTATTATTGCTCTTACTTTTGCTATACCTATTGGAATTTTTTCAGCTGTAAAACAGTATTCAATTTGGGATTATTTCTGGACAGTTTATGCCTTTTTTGGTTTTAGTATGCCCTCTCACTGGTTTGGACTTCTAGTCATTTATCTTTTTGCTGTTAAATTGGGTTGGCTTCCACCTGCTGGCTTTAGGAGTGTTAGTGTGGAACCGGGTCTTATAAATCTTATTTTAGATAGAATCCGTTATCTGATTCTACCGGCTTTTACCCTGGGATTAATAAGTATGGCTGGATGGATGCGTTACATGAGATCCAGTATGTTGGAGGTTATTCGTGAGGATTATATTCGTACTGCCCGTTCAAAAGGTTTGAGTGAAAAGGTAGTAATTTACAAACATGCATTACGTAATGCACTAATTCCTCTTATTACTTTGATAATGTTGGCTATTCCAGGTATTTTTGGGGGCGCTATTATTACTGAAGCTGTTTTTGCGTATCCTGGAATGGGACGACTCTTTATTCATTCTATAAATGCTCATGATACTTTTATTACCATGGCTATTGTCATGTTTTTGGCTATTTTAACGGTTATTTTTAATCTCATAGCTGATATTTGTTATGCTTTGATTGATCCAAGGATTCGATATTCTTAA
- the opp4C gene encoding oligopeptide ABC transporter permease — protein MQPQNSAKLEDLRHGLTEKSQSYFSMVFWRFLKHKLAIIGLIIIGVLLIMTIFSDLISKHDITEQDILNRFQPPSTEFWMGTDELGRDVFARILAGGKISLSLGFIVSITSVIIGSFIGAISGYFGGWLDTVLMRFVDFMISLPRLAVLLVVAYMVGPGFTNMVVVLVLFGWMGIARIVRAQVLSLKEQEFVQAARALGVSTPRIIFSHILPNTLAPIIVSATLGVGSAILSESYLSYLGLGIQPPTPSWGNMLINARQYLSTAPWLALWPGMFIFCTILAFNFIGDGLRDAFDPKLKGR, from the coding sequence ATGCAGCCACAGAATTCAGCTAAACTTGAAGATCTTCGACACGGATTAACCGAAAAGTCTCAAAGTTACTTTTCTATGGTTTTCTGGCGGTTTTTAAAACACAAACTGGCCATTATAGGTCTTATCATTATTGGAGTTTTATTGATTATGACTATTTTTTCAGATTTAATCAGTAAACATGATATAACGGAACAGGATATCTTAAATCGTTTTCAACCTCCATCTACAGAATTCTGGATGGGTACAGATGAATTAGGACGGGATGTATTTGCCAGAATTCTGGCTGGTGGTAAAATTTCTCTTTCTTTAGGTTTTATAGTTTCAATAACCAGTGTTATTATTGGTAGCTTTATTGGGGCTATATCTGGGTATTTTGGAGGTTGGTTAGATACTGTTTTGATGCGTTTCGTAGATTTCATGATATCTTTGCCCCGTTTAGCTGTTCTGCTTGTTGTAGCTTATATGGTTGGCCCTGGATTTACTAATATGGTTGTTGTATTGGTTCTTTTTGGATGGATGGGGATCGCAAGAATTGTTCGGGCCCAGGTACTGTCCCTTAAGGAACAGGAGTTTGTTCAAGCCGCTAGAGCTTTGGGTGTATCTACTCCAAGAATAATTTTTTCCCATATTTTACCCAATACTCTGGCACCAATTATTGTGTCGGCGACTTTGGGGGTTGGTAGTGCCATTCTTTCAGAATCTTATTTAAGCTATCTGGGATTAGGAATTCAACCTCCTACACCGAGCTGGGGTAATATGTTGATTAATGCTCGTCAATATCTTTCTACAGCTCCATGGCTTGCTCTCTGGCCCGGTATGTTTATCTTTTGTACTATATTGGCATTTAACTTTATTGGTGATGGTTTAAGAGATGCATTTGACCCCAAATTAAAAGGTCGTTAA